CGACGACATGGTGGTCAAGGCGCTCTCCTGGGCCCTGCGCGAACTCATCTATTGGCATCCCACCGCCGTGGCAGACTTCCTAGAACAGCACGACCAAGCCTTAGCGCCACGCGTCAAGCGGGAGGTGCGCAACAAGCTGGAGACGGGGCTGAAGAATCCGTAGCTCTAAACGAGAATCAAGATGTACGAAGGAAGCTGCCATTGCGGGAAGATTCGATATCGAATCAATTCGGAACTGAGCGACTTTGGATACTGTCATTGCAGGAGTTGTCGCAAGACAAGTGGGTCCGCACATGGCGCCAATGCAGGGGTCTCCAGACAGCACTTCGACCTCTCCGATCCAGAGGGCGCACTGCGCGAATACGAATCGTCTCCCGGAAAGTACCGAACGTTCTGTTCCAACTGCGGTTCGCCGATTTTTGCCTACTTGGCTGCGACCAGGGATTTGATTCGAGTGCGCCTCGGAACCCTGGACACCCGGCTCAACAAGCGGGCCAAAGCGCATACATTTGTCGGTGACAAAGCGCCTTGGCATGACATCGATGGAAGTCTGCCCCAATTCAGTGAATGGGCTTCGAGAGACGTGCTGATCCAATTGGGATCGCGCCAGCGGTAGCACGTAGTCCGAAAGGGTTCGCTTCGTGCACGAGTAACGTGCCGGAGTCATACCACTCTCGAGCGGTTCAATCGATGTGCCTTGCCATGCTCGGACGGCCCTCGATCTCGAAGCCCAAGGATTCGTGGAACTCGCGAACTTCGAGATTTGTCGCTCGAAATGGAAAGCGCACTCCAACAGCCCAATCGAGGGCGGAACGCCCGCTCCGGAACGGGAGGTCCGAGCGGGCGCGCACGCTCATTGGCGCGGCGCGGCGCTTCATGGTAAACAAGTGCTTGACCAACTTGGGGCATTGCCATGAGCGAGGAGCGCCTTCCGGATCCCGCAACCTGGCCCGGACACACGGGCAATTGGAATCGCTGGCCGAACGATCTCGGCACACTCAACCTAGTGACGCCCGAAGTCACCCGCAGGGGCATCGGATCGGTCGCCACCGGGCAGGTGGTGTCGCTGAGCCGCCCGGTGACTGACCGGGAGCCGATCCG
The sequence above is drawn from the Gammaproteobacteria bacterium genome and encodes:
- a CDS encoding GFA family protein, with protein sequence MYEGSCHCGKIRYRINSELSDFGYCHCRSCRKTSGSAHGANAGVSRQHFDLSDPEGALREYESSPGKYRTFCSNCGSPIFAYLAATRDLIRVRLGTLDTRLNKRAKAHTFVGDKAPWHDIDGSLPQFSEWASRDVLIQLGSRQR